A single Ktedonobacteraceae bacterium DNA region contains:
- a CDS encoding class I SAM-dependent methyltransferase has protein sequence MDSKVDNYSDYATEYADMVKAREAKGIEQEPIMPLFLQVLDDVSDLVTLDAGCGEGYLSRILARRGAKVTGIDISARLIEIARAKDPQDAITYQVADLSLPLPAYENHFDLVVSHLVLNDVFDYQGFLRTLGSVTKSGGHLVFSMNNPYSFVVRSHISDYFESGKKCAYRGMAEEGVKVYFYHRTLQEYIDACLLAGFQLQRLVDVPTHEGFFKRRSDTLIPAGYHFPFFMILSFVKA, from the coding sequence ATGGATAGCAAAGTTGATAATTATAGCGACTATGCCACCGAGTATGCTGATATGGTCAAAGCGCGCGAGGCAAAGGGGATTGAACAAGAGCCGATCATGCCTCTCTTCTTGCAGGTATTGGACGATGTTTCCGACCTGGTCACGTTGGATGCCGGATGTGGCGAGGGCTATCTCTCGCGTATTCTTGCCAGGCGTGGCGCAAAGGTTACAGGCATCGATATCTCCGCGCGGCTGATCGAGATTGCACGCGCGAAAGACCCGCAAGACGCTATTACTTACCAGGTTGCAGACCTCAGCCTGCCGCTGCCTGCTTATGAAAACCATTTCGACCTGGTCGTGAGCCACCTGGTTCTCAATGATGTCTTTGACTACCAGGGGTTTCTCAGAACCTTGGGATCGGTCACAAAAAGTGGGGGACACCTGGTATTTTCAATGAATAATCCCTACTCTTTCGTCGTGCGCAGCCATATTAGCGATTACTTCGAGTCCGGCAAGAAGTGCGCGTACCGTGGTATGGCGGAAGAAGGTGTCAAAGTCTATTTTTATCATCGCACGCTGCAAGAATATATAGATGCCTGCCTGTTGGCGGGGTTTCAACTGCAACGTCTGGTCGATGTGCCTACGCATGAAGGATTCTTCAAACGGCGCAGTGATACGCTCATTCCCGCCGGCTATCATTTCCCTTTCTTCATGATTCTCAGCTTTGTGAAGGCCTGA